The Anastrepha ludens isolate Willacy chromosome 2, idAnaLude1.1, whole genome shotgun sequence genome contains a region encoding:
- the LOC128868528 gene encoding mitochondrial glutamate carrier 1-like, which yields MAQQTLQQPKQQQFALLPKIINGGIAGIIGVSCVFPLDLVKTRLQNQQVGPNGEKMYKNMFDCFRKTYRAEGYFGMYRGSGVNILLITPEKAIKLTANDYFRHKLTTKDGQLPMTSQMLAGGLAGAFQIIVTTPMELLKIQMQDAGRIAAQAKLSGKTVEKVSATKLASQLLKEKGIFGLYKGIGATGARDVTFSIVYFPLFATLNALGPRRNDGSGEAVFWCSFLSGLAAGSFAALFVNPLDVVKTRLQAIKKADGEKEFKGIVDCISKTFKYEGPTAFFKGGLCRMIVIAPLFGIAQMVYFLGVAEAMLGIKTKD from the exons TTTGCTGCCGAAAATCATAAATGGTGGTATTGCCGGAATTATCGGTGTCTCTTGCGTTTTCCCGCTTGATTTGGTCAAAACCCGTTTGCAAAATCAACAAGTTGGCCCAAATGGCGAGAAGATGTATAAAAACAT GTTCGATTGCTTCCGCAAGACGTACCGAGCTGAAGGTTACTTCGGCATGTATCGCGGCTCGGGTGTAAACATTCTACTTATTACTCCTGAGAAGGCTATCAAATTGACTGCCAACGATTACTTCCGTCACAAGTTGACCACCAAAGATGGACAACTGCCGATGACCAGCCAAATGTTGGCTGGTGGATTAGCAGGTGCATTCCAAATTATTGTTACCACTCCTATGGAGTTGTTGAAGATTCAAATGCAGGATGCGGGTCGTATTGCTGCACAAGCCAAATTATCCGGCAAAACAGTGGAAAAAGTATCGGCAACCAAGCTAGCCTCACAGTTACTTAAAGAAAAAGGTATTTTCGGTCTGTACAAGGGTATTGGTGCGACTGGAGCGCGCGATGTAACTTTTTCGATTGTATACTTCCCACTATTTGCCACATTGAATGCGCTTGGCCCGCGCAGAAATGACGGTTCCGGAGAGGCAGTATTCTG GTGCTCCTTCCTGTCCGGCTTGGCGGCTGGCTCTTTTGCTGCACTCTTTGTGAATCCATTGGATGTGGTAAAGACGCGTTTGCAGGCGATTAAGAAAGCAGATGGCGAGAAGGAGTTCAAGGGTATCGTGGATTGTATTAG TAAAACATTCAAGTACGAAGGTCCAACTGCATTTTTCAAGGGCGGCCTTTGTCGTATGATTGTGATTGCACCGCTCTTCGGCATTGCACAGATGGTTTACTTCCTAGGCGTCGCCGAAGCAATGTTAGGCATTAAAACGAAGGATTAA